From Lolium perenne isolate Kyuss_39 chromosome 5, Kyuss_2.0, whole genome shotgun sequence, a single genomic window includes:
- the LOC127298864 gene encoding uncharacterized protein yields the protein MKGASSIPAAAIIPSPLFLWRVKVILFLLWGLCCCKIGWDSVMRMSVDLRDLFLYEAFLYYNPLLLVALMIWLWGVNLWVFEQSSVNYARVFDLSQTHLSYREIWRCATWLTLIVPTSMTAYLYLYSHGEVSLAASQPVLLYVILLMVLLSPFDMFYLSSRFFFLRTTWRIILPLQAITFPDFFMADIFTSMSKVFSDLERSGCRMLHRQVATIAWFEADSVCGSHSVAIPLVLVLPYLCRFFQCLRQYKDTKEKTCLLNALKYSTAVPVIFLSALKYHVFPDLWISFYRPLWLLSSVVNSLYSFYWDIKRDWDLSILTRIFMFKNPGVLTNLLYGQSWVYYWVLGSNLVLRCTWTYKLSAHLRHNYLTVFAITALEMVRRFQWVFFRVENEWNKMTAKQNFEMSSDMLPSEADRLLDSNNHKV from the exons GTCATACTGTTCCTCCTGTGGGGTCTATGCTGTTGCAAG ATAGGTTGGGACTCGGTCATGAGGATGAGTGTTGATCTGCGGGACTTGTTTCTCTACGAGGCTTTCCTGTACTATAATCCTCTCCTTCTGGTG GCACTGATGATTTGGTTATGGGGAGTGAACTTGTGGGTTTTTGAGCAATCATCAGTGAATTATGCAAGAGTGTTTGATCTTTCACAGACACATTTATCTTACCGAGAAATATGGAGG TGTGCTACTTGGCTGACTTTAATTGTTCCAACAAGTATGACAGCTTACCTATATTTGTATTCACATGGGGAAGTGTCTCTTGCTGCATCTCAACCA GTTCTTTTGTATGTTATCCTCCTGATGGTCCTCCTTTCTCCTTTCGATATGTTTTACTTATCATCACGCTTTTTCTTTCTGAGGACCACATGGCGTATAATACTTCCATTACAA GCAATTACATTCCCTGACTTCTTCATGGCGGATATTTTTACATCTATGTCAAAG GTGTTTTCAGATTTAGAGCGTTCAGGTTGTCGCATGCTCCATCGTCAG GTCGCGACAATTGCCTGGTTTGAAGCAGATTCAGTTTGTGGTAGCCACTCTGTGGCTATTCCTTTAGTTCTGGTACTCCCTTATCTGTGTCGTTTCTTCCAATGCCTCCGACAGTACAAGGATACAAAAGAGAAGACATGTCTTCTCAACG CACTCAAATACTCTACAGCAGTCCCTGTGATTTTCTTGTCAGCTCTCAAGTATCACGTATTCCCTGACTTGTGGATTAGCTTTTACCGCCCGCTATGGCTTCTCTCTAGTGTTGTGAATTCACTGTATTCCTTCTACTGGGATATAAAGCGAGATTGGGATTTGAG CATTTTAACTAGGATTTTCATGTTCAAAAACCCAGGTGTATTGACTAACCTTCTTTATGGCCAGAGCTGG GTATATTACTGGGTGTTAGGTAGCAATCTTGTTCTCCGATGTACGTGGACGTACAAGCTTTCAGCACATCTTCGGCACAACTACCTGACGGTGTTCGCAATAACGGCTTTGGAAATGGTGAGGCGGTTCCAGTGGGTGTTTTTCCGCGTTGAGAACGAGTGGAACAAGATGACTGCCAAGCAAAATTTTGAAATGTCATCTGACATGCTGCCTTCGGAAGCAGATAGGCTACTGGATTCTAACAACCATAAAGTATGA